From the genome of Pseudomonadota bacterium, one region includes:
- a CDS encoding serine/threonine protein kinase has translation MSERADSLAHDDASAIPEPPANFGKYRLLRRIGRGGMAEVFLARPRGQRRLLAIKCMRKSLAARPAFVEMFIREGKLAMQLHHDGIVKTFEIGRVHGIPFICMEYISGIDLSQLIPRIHSHYLRRLPVPHALYIVSQVCEGLEYSHGLRDGDGRPLKLVNRDVNPSNIRIGFEGKVKLLDFGIAKAATALSSEIGAIKGKIGHMSPEQVRGLPLDHRSDIFSVGVTLHEMLTGERLFKGSSDFQTMDRVRRAEVPSPSRVNPRVPEDLDAAVLRMLERSPEQRFQTAGEAAEALRQVLARYRFSNTELRDLVRELFHAEWEQDEALIAASRATEEYDVLPRRTAPDEDYGEFVLALDGAEGKPNRGPRQRRRAAAWWMYGLVVASVVVVLAALVFVLFRA, from the coding sequence GTGAGTGAGCGCGCCGACAGCCTGGCGCACGATGATGCCAGCGCTATCCCGGAGCCCCCGGCGAACTTCGGCAAGTACCGCCTGCTGCGGCGCATCGGTCGCGGCGGTATGGCCGAGGTCTTCCTCGCCCGGCCGAGGGGCCAGCGTCGCCTGCTCGCCATCAAGTGCATGCGCAAGTCGCTGGCGGCGCGGCCGGCCTTCGTCGAGATGTTCATCCGCGAAGGCAAGCTGGCGATGCAGCTGCACCACGACGGCATCGTCAAGACCTTCGAGATCGGCCGCGTCCACGGCATCCCCTTCATCTGCATGGAGTACATCTCGGGGATCGACCTCTCGCAGCTGATTCCGCGCATCCATAGCCACTACCTGCGGCGGCTACCCGTGCCACACGCGCTCTACATCGTTAGCCAGGTCTGCGAGGGGCTGGAGTACTCCCACGGGCTGCGCGATGGTGACGGGCGGCCGCTCAAGCTCGTCAACCGCGATGTCAACCCGTCGAATATCCGCATCGGCTTCGAGGGGAAGGTCAAGCTGCTGGATTTCGGGATCGCCAAGGCGGCGACCGCGCTGAGCAGCGAGATCGGCGCGATCAAGGGCAAGATCGGTCACATGTCGCCGGAGCAGGTCCGCGGCCTGCCGCTCGATCACCGCTCCGACATCTTTTCCGTCGGCGTCACGCTGCACGAGATGCTGACCGGCGAGCGCCTCTTCAAGGGGTCGAGCGACTTCCAGACGATGGACCGCGTGCGGCGGGCCGAGGTGCCCAGCCCGTCGAGGGTCAACCCGCGCGTGCCGGAGGATCTCGATGCTGCCGTGCTGCGCATGCTCGAGCGCAGCCCTGAACAACGCTTCCAAACGGCGGGTGAGGCGGCCGAGGCGCTGCGCCAGGTGTTGGCCCGCTACCGCTTCAGCAACACCGAGCTACGCGATCTCGTGCGCGAGCTCTTTCATGCCGAGTGGGAGCAAGACGAGGCGCTGATCGCGGCCAGCAGGGCAACCGAGGAGTATGATGTCCTGCCGCGCAGGACGGCGCCCGACGAGGACTACGGTGAGTTCGTCCTGGCGCTCGATGGCGCCGAGGGCAAACCGAATCGAGGTCCAAGGCAACGCCGGCGCGCGGCTGCGTGGTGGATGTATGGGCTCGTGGTGGCCTCCGTGGTCGTGGTGCTTGCGGCGCTGGTCTTCGTGCTCTTCAGAGCATGA
- a CDS encoding PAS domain-containing protein, which yields MDIPAELRQFAEVLTDSYFIVDRDRNIVDFNRAFYSMLPRASARTLKSRKCHEVLKLNICKERCIAQQCWASAAPVRLDEIRGTVEGQEGELSFILSAIPIRNAQGELIGAMEVQRNVTDESAVQNKYRRQVEVSENRLTELKEKLHQRSGRLLELSREVGRLQQALLKAKTSLFG from the coding sequence ATGGACATCCCAGCGGAGCTGCGGCAGTTCGCCGAGGTCCTGACCGACAGCTATTTCATCGTCGACCGCGACCGCAACATCGTCGACTTCAACCGTGCCTTCTACTCGATGCTCCCGCGCGCTAGCGCGCGCACGCTCAAGTCGAGGAAGTGCCACGAAGTCCTGAAGCTCAATATCTGCAAGGAGCGCTGCATCGCGCAGCAGTGCTGGGCCAGCGCCGCCCCCGTGCGTCTGGACGAGATCCGCGGGACCGTGGAGGGGCAGGAGGGCGAGCTGAGCTTCATCCTGAGCGCGATTCCGATTCGCAACGCGCAGGGTGAGCTGATCGGTGCGATGGAGGTTCAGCGCAACGTCACTGATGAGTCCGCGGTGCAGAATAAGTATCGGCGACAGGTCGAGGTCAGCGAGAACCGCCTGACCGAGCTGAAGGAGAAGCTGCACCAGCGCTCGGGCCGCCTGCTCGAACTGAGCCGTGAGGTTGGCCGCCTGCAGCAGGCCCTGCTGAAGGCCAAGACGAGCCTCTTCGGCTAA
- a CDS encoding SpoIIE family protein phosphatase: protein MAIRARMGIAGRLIVTSTLLLVLVVSAFGWVAAGQSRRLIDHAARRHQQRLAEWLDRSGRAQVLFLAETARIAIVQSDYTTLQETIENVARRDDLMLLATVVDSSGNVLADSRAAQVGHPADASVAPLVQGGEPRVVADATIRGQQAMIFTAPIIHTGKVLGHVAFASSRAPLQAEMDRAQQLKQLELKATLAKTLGMGLLSVLVGAVLTILQGMRISRPLREVARKADQIARGDLQARALVNSQDEIGLLADRFNFMAEQVSVLMNEALHKAAMEKELELASAVQATLVPSSPVIRRQGINLAGYFKPATRCAGDWWTYYDLSHGRLMVIIGDVTGHGAASAMVTAVAKGTASTVNRQSAGNPDLTELMLAMNAAIHDISRGQFVMTCFVTIFDPRTYTLEFANAGHHFPALYRAGSGQIEGLVSRGNRLGDLAEAHFAVERVQVAPDDVLVWYTDGIIECENAAGAVYGERRFRAVIRDHAAEAAERVRDATVQESSKFCGTAAAQDDVTVVVGKFS, encoded by the coding sequence ATGGCGATTCGCGCGCGCATGGGTATCGCCGGGCGGTTGATCGTCACCAGCACCTTGTTGCTGGTGCTGGTCGTCAGCGCCTTCGGCTGGGTCGCCGCCGGCCAGTCGCGGCGCCTGATCGACCATGCCGCGCGTCGCCACCAGCAGCGCCTCGCCGAGTGGCTCGACCGCTCGGGCCGGGCCCAGGTGCTCTTTCTCGCGGAGACGGCGCGCATCGCCATCGTGCAGAGCGACTACACCACGCTGCAGGAGACGATCGAAAACGTCGCCCGCCGCGACGATCTGATGCTGCTCGCCACGGTCGTCGATTCGTCGGGCAACGTCCTCGCCGACAGCCGCGCTGCCCAGGTCGGCCACCCCGCCGATGCCAGCGTGGCGCCGCTGGTGCAGGGCGGGGAGCCGCGCGTCGTCGCGGATGCGACGATCCGCGGGCAGCAGGCCATGATCTTCACCGCGCCGATCATCCACACGGGGAAGGTCCTCGGCCACGTCGCCTTCGCGTCGAGCCGCGCGCCGCTGCAGGCGGAAATGGACCGGGCGCAGCAGCTCAAGCAGCTCGAGCTCAAGGCCACGTTGGCCAAGACGCTCGGCATGGGACTGCTTTCGGTGCTGGTGGGGGCCGTCCTCACGATCCTGCAGGGGATGCGAATAAGCCGGCCGCTGCGGGAGGTCGCGCGCAAGGCCGATCAGATCGCGCGCGGCGACCTGCAGGCGCGCGCGCTGGTCAACAGCCAGGATGAGATCGGGCTGCTGGCCGACCGATTCAACTTCATGGCCGAACAGGTCAGCGTGCTGATGAACGAGGCGCTGCATAAGGCGGCGATGGAGAAGGAGCTCGAGCTGGCGAGCGCCGTACAGGCGACCTTGGTCCCGAGCTCGCCGGTGATCCGCCGGCAGGGCATCAACCTGGCAGGCTACTTCAAGCCAGCGACGCGCTGCGCCGGCGACTGGTGGACCTACTACGATCTCTCCCACGGCCGCCTGATGGTGATCATCGGCGACGTCACCGGCCACGGCGCAGCCTCGGCGATGGTGACCGCCGTCGCCAAGGGGACGGCGTCCACGGTCAACCGACAGTCCGCCGGTAACCCGGACCTCACCGAGCTGATGCTGGCGATGAACGCCGCGATCCATGACATCTCGCGCGGGCAGTTCGTGATGACCTGCTTTGTGACGATCTTCGATCCGCGGACCTATACGCTCGAGTTCGCCAACGCGGGGCACCACTTCCCGGCGCTCTATCGCGCGGGAAGTGGGCAGATCGAGGGCCTTGTCTCGCGCGGCAACCGGCTCGGCGATCTGGCGGAGGCGCACTTCGCCGTCGAGCGGGTGCAGGTCGCGCCCGACGACGTCTTGGTCTGGTACACGGATGGGATCATCGAGTGTGAGAACGCCGCCGGGGCCGTCTACGGCGAGCGGCGCTTTCGTGCGGTGATTCGCGACCATGCCGCGGAAGCCGCGGAGCGGGTTCGCGATGCGACAGTGCAGGAGTCGAGCAAGTTCTGCGGCACCGCCGCCGCGCAGGACGACGTGACGGTCGTCGTGGGGAAATTCAGTTGA
- a CDS encoding transporter → MLAAVLLSTTAASGQSRAVDAHFFRPGLYTGAMFGVDVAQSALKWRLGTRVLADFESKPLHLRFPQADCPAGGCRRGVLDWAMISHLQAQFGLTRWLELGLDLPLMRHGIAGGASGGLGLLRASDPITNVPASRVSPLDVRLGLRARLWQSDTLALAIALQGSVPFGDEEVFAGEGKATLEPRLLATARLDGWVASLNLGYHWRPERRLVLWDNPDDAEGAVPLLGVDDELSYGASLFFFPHWRVGLGVELLGALPLSSAAYSVQTRSIIYPPATGCPAGAAAGLPCEIVTSRRAVAPGTMVSELLGGLSLRPSRSLKLVVGAGAGLTGAERRADLRVLAGLSWISASSQEYDRDHDGIPDERDQCPLQAEDVDGVSDDDGCPDFDNDGDGVGDVRDRCENEAEDIDGFRDDDGCPDLDNDGDQIPDLLDRCPDEAEDRDGVLDQDGCPDLDNDDDGVPDARDRCPDEAETKNGFQDDDGCPDLAPQL, encoded by the coding sequence ATGCTTGCGGCTGTCTTGTTGAGCACGACCGCGGCCTCTGGCCAGTCGCGCGCGGTCGACGCCCACTTCTTCCGACCTGGCCTCTATACCGGCGCGATGTTCGGCGTGGACGTCGCGCAGTCCGCGCTGAAGTGGCGCCTCGGTACCCGCGTGCTGGCCGACTTCGAGAGCAAGCCGCTGCACCTGCGCTTTCCCCAGGCCGACTGCCCCGCGGGCGGGTGCCGGCGCGGGGTGCTGGATTGGGCGATGATCTCGCACCTGCAGGCACAGTTCGGCCTGACGCGCTGGTTGGAGCTGGGCCTCGATTTGCCGCTGATGCGTCATGGTATCGCCGGTGGCGCGAGCGGTGGTCTCGGCCTCCTGCGGGCCAGCGATCCGATCACCAATGTCCCGGCCTCGCGCGTCTCCCCGCTCGACGTGCGTCTGGGTCTGCGCGCTCGCCTGTGGCAAAGCGACACCCTCGCCCTCGCCATCGCGTTGCAGGGCAGCGTCCCCTTCGGCGATGAGGAGGTCTTTGCCGGCGAGGGCAAGGCCACGCTGGAGCCGCGGCTGCTCGCCACGGCTCGTCTGGACGGGTGGGTCGCCTCGCTCAATCTCGGCTATCACTGGCGGCCGGAGCGGCGGCTCGTCCTCTGGGACAATCCGGACGACGCCGAGGGGGCCGTGCCGCTGCTCGGCGTCGACGACGAGCTGAGCTATGGCGCCTCGCTCTTCTTCTTCCCCCACTGGCGCGTCGGCCTCGGCGTCGAGCTGCTGGGTGCGCTGCCCCTTTCCAGCGCCGCCTACAGCGTTCAGACGCGCAGCATCATCTACCCGCCGGCGACCGGTTGCCCCGCGGGTGCCGCGGCGGGGCTGCCCTGCGAGATCGTCACCAGCCGGCGGGCGGTGGCCCCGGGGACGATGGTCAGTGAGCTGCTCGGGGGGCTGTCGCTGCGGCCGAGCCGCAGCCTCAAGCTCGTGGTGGGCGCCGGCGCCGGCCTGACCGGGGCCGAGCGTCGCGCCGATCTCCGCGTGCTGGCGGGTCTGAGCTGGATCTCGGCGAGCAGTCAGGAGTACGACCGCGACCACGATGGCATTCCCGACGAGCGCGACCAATGTCCGTTGCAGGCAGAGGACGTCGATGGCGTCAGCGACGACGACGGCTGCCCCGACTTCGATAACGACGGCGACGGCGTCGGCGACGTGCGCGATCGTTGCGAGAACGAGGCCGAGGACATCGACGGCTTCCGCGACGACGATGGCTGTCCCGACCTCGATAATGACGGCGATCAGATTCCGGACCTTCTGGACCGTTGCCCCGACGAAGCCGAGGACCGCGATGGTGTGCTCGACCAGGACGGCTGTCCCGATCTGGATAACGACGACGACGGCGTGCCTGATGCGCGCGATCGTTGCCCCGACGAGGCAGAGACCAAGAACGGGTTTCAGGACGACGACGGCTGTCCCGACCTCGCGCCGCAGCTCTGA
- a CDS encoding carboxylesterase family protein, whose protein sequence is MMLRRLDRRSRGRGGSAATRGARGPRTLPLALLTLLLAPACSGSAAPATPPDADRARDAGGDRSATTAMALTGSGPLRGSVVGGSRVFLGIPFAAPPSGERRWAPPEPPAPWTEPRDARRLGASCLQTVLPSDRLPGPFSEDCLTLNVWAPNPQPALPAPVMVWIHGGGFFSGGSASPFLDGQRLAERGGAVVVSFNYRLGQLGFLAHPSLPAPGANWGLLDQQAALRWVRDNIAAFGGDPTRITIFGASAGGDAVCLQTFMPSSRGLFQRIIIQSGACIHPGAGGDGDYDLATGRAQADALVAALGCDAASDVLGCLRARPGAQVMQALPTEVSTVVVPGRRWGPVVDGSALPASPTDAARSADLGALTAIVGSNGDEGTIFALLAGYWGANAASYTEVVERRVGSENAAAVLARYPAEAFQAPRDAISTLVGDAVFVCGVRRTARALVAAGATVYGYAFMRAPDDVRLVTLPLGAYHGAEVFFLFDRPEGYGTFTAGERALAEQMAGYWTRFARDGAPGGDQPAWPRFTAAGDELLRLDLEPTTISAWKRAECDFWDSL, encoded by the coding sequence ATGATGCTGCGTCGCCTGGACCGCAGATCACGGGGCCGAGGCGGCTCGGCCGCGACCCGAGGGGCGCGAGGGCCTCGGACCCTGCCGCTCGCGCTGCTCACGCTGCTGCTGGCACCCGCCTGCTCGGGCAGCGCAGCGCCGGCGACGCCCCCCGATGCGGACAGGGCGCGCGACGCGGGCGGCGACCGCAGCGCGACGACCGCGATGGCCTTGACGGGCAGCGGACCGCTCCGGGGCAGCGTGGTCGGCGGCAGCCGGGTCTTCCTCGGCATCCCCTTCGCCGCTCCACCCAGCGGTGAACGCCGCTGGGCGCCGCCGGAGCCGCCCGCCCCGTGGACCGAGCCACGGGACGCCAGACGCCTGGGCGCCTCCTGCCTGCAAACCGTCCTCCCGTCCGATCGCCTTCCCGGGCCCTTCAGCGAGGACTGCCTGACGCTCAACGTCTGGGCGCCGAACCCGCAGCCGGCGCTCCCCGCGCCCGTCATGGTCTGGATCCACGGCGGCGGCTTCTTCTCCGGCGGCAGCGCTTCGCCCTTTCTCGACGGCCAGCGCCTCGCCGAGCGGGGCGGCGCGGTGGTGGTCTCCTTCAACTATCGCCTCGGCCAACTCGGCTTTCTCGCGCACCCGAGCCTGCCCGCCCCCGGGGCCAACTGGGGCCTGCTCGACCAGCAGGCGGCGCTGCGCTGGGTCCGCGACAACATCGCGGCCTTTGGCGGCGACCCGACACGCATCACGATCTTCGGCGCCTCTGCCGGCGGCGATGCCGTCTGCCTCCAGACCTTCATGCCCTCGAGCCGCGGCCTCTTTCAGCGGATCATCATCCAGAGCGGCGCTTGCATCCACCCAGGCGCGGGCGGCGACGGCGACTACGACCTGGCGACGGGAAGGGCGCAGGCCGATGCGCTGGTGGCCGCGCTCGGCTGCGACGCGGCGAGCGACGTCCTCGGCTGCCTGCGCGCACGTCCCGGCGCGCAGGTGATGCAAGCGCTGCCCACCGAGGTTTCGACCGTGGTGGTGCCGGGACGGCGCTGGGGGCCGGTCGTCGATGGCAGCGCGCTCCCCGCGTCGCCCACCGACGCCGCTCGGTCCGCGGACCTCGGCGCGCTTACAGCGATCGTCGGCAGCAACGGCGACGAGGGCACCATCTTCGCGCTCCTGGCGGGCTATTGGGGCGCCAACGCGGCGAGCTACACGGAGGTCGTCGAGCGGCGCGTGGGGAGCGAGAACGCGGCGGCGGTCCTGGCGCGCTACCCCGCCGAGGCGTTCCAGGCGCCGCGCGACGCGATCAGCACCCTGGTGGGCGATGCGGTGTTCGTCTGCGGCGTGCGGCGAACGGCCCGAGCGCTGGTGGCCGCGGGCGCCACAGTCTACGGCTACGCCTTCATGCGCGCCCCCGACGACGTGAGGCTCGTGACGCTCCCGCTCGGCGCCTATCACGGGGCGGAGGTCTTCTTCCTCTTCGACCGTCCGGAGGGCTATGGCACCTTCACGGCCGGCGAGCGCGCGTTGGCCGAGCAAATGGCCGGGTATTGGACGCGCTTTGCGCGCGACGGCGCGCCTGGGGGTGACCAGCCAGCGTGGCCGCGCTTCACCGCGGCCGGCGACGAGCTGCTCCGACTCGACCTCGAGCCGACGACAATCAGCGCCTGGAAGCGGGCGGAGTGCGATTTCTGGGACAGCCTGTGA
- a CDS encoding sodium transporter, with amino-acid sequence METEPVSAAAPRRPAPTQYGTFAGVFTPTVLTILGVIMYLRLPWVVGNAGLLGGLLIMALALGITAATGLSLSSIATNTRLGAGGPYAIITKSLGIEIGGSVGVPLYLSQALAVAMYVFGFREGWLSIFPTHPALLVDLATFGVVFAIAYLSAGLAFKVQYVVMVVIVVSLVAVFGNLEVWRSSLAPTWWGSFRGSPEKGFSGTSFWVVFSVFFPAATGIMAGANMSGELKNPRRSIPLGTLTAISVSALVYVVLAVWASRAGTPAELTANYTFMVDRSLYRPAVLAGLLGATFSSALSSLVGAPRILLALARDGLIPGGGGLARVTAKGEPRRAMLLSGGIVLAALLLRDLNVIAPLISMFFLIAYAVINVVMLVESSLGLVSFRPTLRLPVWVPLLGTLGCLFAMFIVNPSFSLIAWGMVGALYFWIMQRRIPGSREDVRSGIFVAFAEWAASKCTELGIETARAWKPGFLVPVVDGAEVRGEFSLVVHMTKPAGSAKLLGIADLTTLADLTPRVEGLGRALRQRGVFSTWSVIDSTDYVTGIITGLQALKSAFFRPNVLLLNLPEEAERRTQSERVVREAKRLKVGVALLGMHPRAGLGRETVVNVWLRAPDAGDTIEAALAKGNMHLGILLAYRLARAWRAELNLISVVAAEGDRVRVEAYVEELRDVCRIPAAARTLVFLGTLEEGLARAPQSDMDVFGMPHDLDLAFAARMVAATRSSCLFTIDSGRESALA; translated from the coding sequence ATGGAAACGGAACCCGTTTCAGCCGCAGCACCGCGCCGACCCGCGCCGACGCAGTACGGCACCTTCGCTGGGGTGTTTACACCGACCGTCCTGACGATTCTCGGCGTGATCATGTACCTGCGCCTGCCCTGGGTGGTCGGCAACGCGGGGCTGCTCGGTGGCCTCTTGATCATGGCGCTCGCCCTCGGCATCACCGCCGCGACCGGGCTCTCGCTCTCGTCGATCGCCACGAACACCCGCCTGGGCGCCGGGGGTCCCTATGCCATCATCACCAAATCGCTCGGGATCGAGATCGGCGGCAGCGTCGGCGTGCCGCTCTACCTCTCCCAGGCCCTTGCGGTGGCGATGTATGTCTTCGGCTTCCGCGAGGGCTGGCTCTCGATCTTCCCCACTCATCCGGCGTTGCTCGTCGACCTGGCCACCTTCGGCGTCGTCTTCGCGATCGCGTATCTGAGCGCCGGGCTGGCGTTCAAGGTGCAGTACGTCGTGATGGTCGTGATCGTCGTCTCCCTGGTGGCGGTCTTCGGAAACCTCGAGGTCTGGCGATCGAGCCTCGCGCCGACCTGGTGGGGCAGCTTCCGCGGTTCGCCGGAGAAGGGCTTCTCGGGGACGAGCTTCTGGGTCGTCTTCTCGGTCTTCTTTCCCGCGGCGACCGGGATCATGGCCGGCGCCAACATGAGCGGCGAGCTGAAGAACCCGCGCCGGAGCATCCCTCTCGGAACGCTGACCGCGATCAGCGTCTCTGCGCTGGTCTATGTCGTGCTGGCCGTCTGGGCCTCGCGCGCCGGCACGCCCGCGGAGCTCACGGCTAACTACACCTTCATGGTCGACCGGTCGCTCTACCGACCCGCCGTGCTCGCTGGCCTACTCGGCGCCACCTTCTCTTCCGCGCTCTCCTCGCTGGTGGGCGCGCCGCGCATCCTGCTGGCGCTGGCGCGCGACGGCTTGATCCCTGGCGGCGGCGGGCTGGCGCGGGTCACGGCCAAGGGGGAGCCGCGCCGCGCGATGTTGCTCTCCGGGGGGATCGTCCTCGCCGCGCTGCTGCTGCGCGACCTCAACGTGATCGCGCCGCTGATCTCGATGTTCTTCCTCATCGCCTACGCGGTGATCAACGTCGTGATGCTGGTCGAATCGAGCCTCGGTCTGGTCAGCTTTCGCCCCACCTTGCGCCTGCCGGTCTGGGTGCCGCTGCTGGGCACCTTGGGCTGCCTCTTCGCGATGTTCATCGTCAACCCGTCCTTCTCCTTGATCGCCTGGGGCATGGTCGGCGCGCTCTACTTCTGGATCATGCAGCGGCGCATCCCCGGCAGCCGCGAGGATGTCCGCAGCGGCATCTTCGTCGCCTTCGCCGAGTGGGCGGCCTCGAAGTGCACGGAGCTGGGGATCGAAACCGCCCGGGCGTGGAAGCCGGGCTTCCTCGTGCCGGTCGTCGATGGCGCCGAGGTGCGCGGCGAGTTCTCGTTGGTGGTGCACATGACCAAGCCGGCCGGCAGCGCCAAGCTGCTCGGCATCGCCGATCTGACGACCCTCGCCGACCTCACGCCGCGGGTCGAGGGCCTCGGCCGCGCCCTACGCCAACGCGGCGTCTTCTCGACCTGGAGCGTGATCGACTCGACCGACTACGTGACGGGGATCATCACCGGACTGCAGGCGCTGAAGAGCGCCTTCTTCCGGCCGAACGTGCTCCTGCTCAACCTCCCCGAGGAGGCCGAGCGGCGCACGCAGAGCGAACGCGTCGTCCGCGAGGCGAAGCGGCTGAAGGTCGGCGTCGCGCTGCTCGGCATGCACCCGCGCGCAGGGCTGGGGCGCGAGACGGTCGTCAATGTTTGGCTGCGGGCCCCGGACGCCGGTGACACGATCGAAGCGGCGCTGGCCAAGGGCAACATGCACCTGGGGATCTTGCTCGCCTACCGCCTCGCCCGCGCCTGGCGGGCCGAGCTGAACCTGATCTCCGTCGTTGCGGCCGAGGGCGATCGCGTCCGCGTCGAGGCCTACGTCGAAGAGCTGCGCGACGTCTGCAGGATCCCGGCGGCGGCCCGCACGCTGGTCTTCCTCGGCACGCTGGAGGAAGGGCTCGCGCGCGCGCCTCAATCGGATATGGACGTGTTCGGCATGCCGCACGATCTCGACCTGGCCTTCGCCGCGCGGATGGTCGCGGCGACGCGCTCGAGCTGCTTGTTCACGATCGATTCGGGGCGCGAGAGCGCCCTCGCCTGA
- the trxA gene encoding thioredoxin — protein MATVELTAENFEATLASKDITLIDFWAGWCGPCRSFAPIFEAASEKYPHITFAKVDTEAQQELAGEFEIRSIPTLAVFREQILLFMQAGAVPAAALDDLIKQIEGVDMKEVRAEVAKHEQGHEHECGCGAKH, from the coding sequence ATGGCGACCGTGGAACTGACGGCAGAGAACTTCGAGGCAACGCTGGCCAGCAAGGACATCACCCTGATCGACTTCTGGGCCGGATGGTGCGGGCCCTGCCGCTCCTTCGCCCCGATCTTCGAGGCGGCGTCGGAGAAGTATCCCCACATCACCTTCGCCAAGGTCGACACTGAGGCGCAGCAGGAGCTCGCCGGCGAGTTCGAGATTCGCTCGATCCCGACCCTGGCGGTCTTTCGTGAGCAGATTCTCCTCTTCATGCAGGCTGGCGCCGTGCCGGCGGCGGCGCTCGATGATCTGATCAAGCAGATCGAGGGCGTCGACATGAAGGAGGTGCGGGCCGAGGTGGCCAAGCACGAGCAGGGCCATGAGCATGAGTGCGGCTGCGGCGCCAAGCACTAG
- a CDS encoding TatD family hydrolase: MIDSHCHLTDPRFAADRDAALARARQAGLSACVTIGTGCADARAARALARAAPDLIYCSAGLDPFSAHALGGQFAAGLAELGALLAEGGFVALGEVGLDFHYDLAPRRVQAEQLAAQLGLAEALGLPVVIHVREAHAAMAGALEAFPRVSGVIHSFTGGPAEVERYLALGWSIAFNGIVTFPKAEALRAAACLVPAERLLVETDSPYLAPVPRRGQRCEPADLVQVLARLAQLRAVPLEALATTTAANARRLFRLPPPPAVAGSPGPVIGLGLG; the protein is encoded by the coding sequence ATGATCGACAGCCATTGCCACCTGACCGATCCGCGCTTCGCCGCCGACCGCGACGCCGCGCTGGCGCGCGCGCGCCAGGCAGGACTGAGCGCCTGCGTGACGATCGGCACGGGCTGCGCCGACGCCCGCGCCGCGCGCGCGCTCGCCCGCGCCGCGCCGGACCTGATCTACTGCAGCGCCGGGCTCGACCCCTTTTCCGCCCATGCGCTCGGCGGCCAGTTCGCGGCCGGATTGGCGGAGCTTGGCGCCCTGCTCGCCGAAGGTGGCTTCGTCGCGCTCGGCGAGGTCGGGCTCGACTTTCACTACGATTTGGCGCCGCGGCGGGTCCAGGCGGAGCAGCTCGCGGCGCAGCTCGGGCTGGCCGAGGCGCTCGGGTTGCCCGTCGTCATTCACGTCAGGGAGGCTCACGCCGCGATGGCTGGCGCGCTGGAGGCCTTCCCGCGGGTCAGCGGCGTGATCCATAGCTTCACCGGGGGACCGGCCGAGGTCGAGCGCTACCTGGCCCTCGGCTGGTCGATCGCCTTCAACGGCATCGTCACCTTCCCCAAGGCTGAGGCGCTGCGGGCGGCCGCCTGCCTCGTGCCGGCCGAACGCCTCTTGGTCGAGACCGACAGCCCCTATCTGGCCCCCGTGCCGCGGCGCGGCCAACGCTGCGAGCCGGCGGACCTCGTCCAGGTGCTGGCGCGCCTGGCGCAGCTCCGCGCGGTCCCGCTCGAGGCGCTGGCGACGACGACCGCTGCCAACGCCCGGCGCTTGTTCCGGCTGCCGCCGCCGCCGGCCGTCGCCGGGTCGCCCGGCCCCGTCATCGGACTCGGCCTCGGCTGA